In Eleutherodactylus coqui strain aEleCoq1 chromosome 4, aEleCoq1.hap1, whole genome shotgun sequence, the following are encoded in one genomic region:
- the LOC136625532 gene encoding uncharacterized protein, translated as MQRDAVTSDAVGEPGNGGRFKNGNPPGKLPLTAHLQGRIYLSGWSCLSLPSMMTTKEPEMEALQTDRESTRSKQDLKKRCRKCALCLKKLDETYKKPLCPDCTAKILTDEQAAFREDIRSLVREEVRASISSLPPAQREKRATKRASHMPLTSSESEQSLGDLSDGELFDRPPDSRDENRKYYFSSAELDDLIKAVRDTMKLEDVIEPRSVQDDMFGGLRPRNRIMFPVNDTLKKVITDEWASADRHLYLSREYKERLRFAEEDVNIYEDVPKVDAQVARMAKKTALPFEDSSHLKDPMDNRVDALMKRAWQTTAYTLESNIAATSVARSMFLWLGELDDQIKQKAPRDALLECMPLLKSATGFLADASAESMRLAARSAALSNMARRAVWLKTWKADTASKGRLCNIPFHGRYIFGADLEEILKRATDKTHSFPDQARTGFSHKRQPSFRPYRGKGKTGRWSYPKGGRGKPKTTPTPIEECQVGGRLLKFSREWQGVTDNPWVLQLIAQGYRIEFFTRPPQCLQNHPHTIPNPAGYLYRRNLKAAANGGDSPGPHSRAAPGILLASLPDQKAKW; from the exons atgcagcgtgacgcggtgacgtcagacgccgtcggagaacccggaaatggcgggagatttaaaaatggaaacccccccggcaagcttccactgacagcacaccttcagggaaggatttatctgtctggCTGGTCCTGTCTATCGCTACCTAGCATGATGACTACtaaggaaccagagatggaagccctgcaaacc gacagggaatctacCCGGTCTAAACAAGACCTTAAAAAAAGATGCAGGAAATGCGCCCTGTGTCTCAAAAAACTTGACGAGACATATAAAAAGCCGCTATGTCCCGATTGTACCGCAAAAATCCTGACGGATGAACAGGCCGCCTTCAGGGAGGATATTAGATCCCTGGTCCGTGAAGAGGTCCGGGCATCAATCTCTAGTCTCCCCCCAGCACAGCGGGAAAAAAGAGCCACTAAGAGGGCGAGCCACATGCCGCTGACGAGCTCAGAGtctgagcaatccctgggcgacctGTCAGACGGCGAACTCTTCGACCGTCCCCCGGACTCCAGAGATGAGAATAGAAAATACTATTTCTCATCAGCAGAGCTGGACGACCTGATCAAAGCGGTCAGGGACACTATGAAGCTGGAGGATGTGATTGAGCCtaggtccgtacaggacgacatgttcgGTGGGCTCAGACCGAGAAACCGCATCATGTTTCCCGTAAACGATACCTTAAAGAAAGTGATCACGGATGAATGGGCCTCAGCAGATAGACACCTCTATCTATCCCGTGAGTACAAAGAAAGACTCCGGTTTGCGGAAGAGGATGTGAACATCTACGAGGATGTCCCCAAGGTGGATGCGCAAGTGGCCAGAATGGCTAAAAAGACAGCCCTACCGTTTGAGGACTCCTCCCACCTTAAAGATCCAATGGACAACAGGGTAGATGCcctgatgaaacgggcctggcaaaccACGGCCTATACGCTGGAGTCCAACATTGCAGCAACGTCCGTGGCCAGGTCAATGTTCCTCTGGTTAGGGGAACTCGATGACCAGATAAAACAGAAGGCCCCTAGAGACGcattactggaatgcatgcctctatTGAAATCGGCGAcgggcttcctggcagacgcatctGCCGAGTCCATGAGACTGGCGGCTAGGAGTGCCGCATTATCTAATATGGCCAGGCGGGCAGTCTGGCTGAAGACGTGGAAGGCAGACACGGCATCTAAAGGGAGGCTATGTAATATTCCCTTCCATGGCCGGTACATCTTCGGCGCAGACCTAGAGGAGATCCTTAAAAGAGCTACGGATAAAACCCACAGCTTTCCGGACCAAGCGAGGACTGGGTTCTCTCACAAGCGCCAGCCATCCTTCAGGCCATATCGGGGCAAAGGGAAGACGggacgctggtcctaccccaaaggcggCAGGGGTAAGCCTAAAACAACCCCTACCCCCATAGAAGAGTGCCAGGTGGGGGGTAGATTACTGAAATTTTCCCGAGAATGGCAGGGGGTTACAGACAACCCGTGGGTCTTGCAACtcatagctcaggggtacagAATAGAGTTCTTCACCCGACCCCCCCAATGTCTTCAGAATCACCCCCACACAATCCCCAACCCTGCAGGATATCTTTATAGACGAAATCTCAAAGCTGCTGCAAATGGGGGCGATAGTCCGGGTCCCCACAGTAGAGCAGCGCCAGGGATTCTACTCGC